In Bombus fervidus isolate BK054 chromosome 11, iyBomFerv1, whole genome shotgun sequence, a single genomic region encodes these proteins:
- the LOC141445854 gene encoding uncharacterized protein, translating to MKRVTEPVRKSLLDVIRKNLRAAGKVSYITRVVYVGAYIGTDTSIEKKMESIIQDLQADNMNNSISGLFLIYPDYYVHALEVCEWNFNF from the exons ATGAAACGTGTAACTGAACCTGTTCGTAAGAGTCTGCTGGACGTCATCAGGAAAAATCTTCGTGCTGCTGGTAAG GTTTCATATATAACGCGCGTTGTGTATGTCGGAGCATATATTGGTACAGATACGAGTATAGAAAAG AAAATGGAATCTATAATACAGGACTTGCAAGCAGATAATATGAATAATTCCATCAGTGGATTATTTCTGATTTATCCGGATTATTACGTTCACGCATTAGAGGTGTGTGaatggaatttcaatttttaa
- the Nup44a gene encoding nuclear pore complex protein Nup44A isoform X2, with the protein MFEAHSINAEHKDLIHDIAYDFYGQRMATCSSDQYVKVWDEDEHGNWHLSASWKAHSGSVWKVTWAHPEFGQVLATCSFDRTAAVWEEIVGEGSGPGERGMRHWVRRTNLVDSRKSVTDVKFAPKTLGLLLATCSEDGVIRIYEAPDVMNLSQWTLQHDISCKLQCSCLSWNPSLSRLHHPMIAVGSDDPNPSSEGKVFIYEYSESSRRWTKTQTLNIIDPIHDIAFAPNLGRSFHTLAIASKDVQIIILKPMVDNAQSGSSRFEINVAAQFSDHDFTVWRVCWNIMGTILASSGDDGCVRLWKDNYINNWKCVAVLKGDGTSAQSAETSTAATPPNHSIGIQQTSSTTRYYKLGSISHPNQVPWH; encoded by the exons ATGTTCGAAGCACACAGTATCAATGCGGAACATAAAGACTTGATTCATGATATTGCTTATGATTTTTATGGACAACGAATGGCAACATGTTCTAGTGATCAATATGTGAAA GTCTGGGATGAAGACGAACATGGAAATTGGCATTTATCTGCATCTTGGAAAGCACATAGTGGGTCTGTGTGGAAAGTAACATGGGCACATCCAGAGTTCGGTCAAGTTCTAGCAACATGCTCTTTTGATAGGACAGCAGCTGTATGGGAAGAGATAG TTGGAGAAGGATCAGGACCAGGAGAACGTGGCATGAGACATTGGGTTAGGAGAACGAACTTAGTAGATTCCAGAAAGTCTGTTACAGATGTGAAATTTGCACCTAAAACTTTAGGACTTTTGTTAGCTACATGTAGTGAAGATGGTGTAATTAGGATATATGAAGCACCTGATGTTATGAATCTAAGTCAATGGACTCTGCAACATGATATTAGTTGTAAACTTCAATGCAGTTGTCTTTCATGGAATCCATCTCTCTCAAG GTTACATCATCCAATGATAGCAGTTGGAAGTGATGATCCAAATCCATCATCCGAGGGAAAAGtttttatatatgaatattctgAAAGTAGTAGAAGATGGACAAAAACtcaaacattaaatattatagatcCTATTCATGATATAGCATTTGCTCCAAATTTAGGTAGAAGTTTTCACACATTAGCCATTGCATCAAAAGATGtgcaaataattatattaaaacctaTGGT GGATAATGCACAAAGTGGTTCATcacgttttgaaattaatgTAGCAGCACAATTCTCTGATCATGATTTTACTGTATGGCGAGTGTGTTGGAACATTATGGGAACTATTCTAGCAAGTTCGGGAGATGATGGTTGCGTTCGATTATGGaaagataattatattaataattggaAATGTGTTGCTGTGTTGAAAGGTGATGGCACCTCTGCTCAAAGTGCTGAAACTTCTACAGCGGCAACACCACCCAATCATTCAATAGGAATACAACAAACATCTTCTACAACAAGGTACTACAAATTGGGTTCCATCAGTCATCCAAACCAAGTGCCTTGGCATTag
- the Eef2 gene encoding eukaryotic translation elongation factor 2: MVNFTVDEIRAMMDKKKNIRNMSVIAHVDHGKSTLTDSLVSKAGIIAGAKAGETRFTDTRKDEQERCITIKSTAISMFFALEEKDLVFITNPDQRDKDEKGFLINLIDSPGHVDFSSEVTAALRVTDGALVVVDCVSGVCVQTETVLRQAIAERIKPVLFMNKMDRALLELQLDSEDLYQTFQRIVENVNVIIATYSDDDGPMGEVRVDPSKGSVGFGSGLHGWAFTLKQFSEMYAEKFKIDVVKLMNRLWGESFFNPKTKKWSKQKETDNKRSFCMYVLDPIYKVFDSIMNYKKDEADNLLQKLGIVLKPEDKDKDGKALLKVVMRTWLPAGEALLQMIAIHLPSPVTAQKYRMEMLYEGPLDDEAAIGIKNCDPNGPLMMYVSKMVPTSDKGRFYAFGRVFSGKVSTGMKARIMGPNFQPGKKEDLYEKAIQRTILMMGRYVEAIEDVPSGNICGLVGVDQFLVKTGTITTYKDAHNMKVMKFSVSPVVRVAVEPKNPADLPKLVEGLKRLAKSDPMVQCIIEESGEHIIAGAGELHLEICLKDLEEDHACIPIKKSDPVVSYRETISEQSNQMCLSKSPNKHNRLFMMACPMPDGLAEDIDSGEVNPRDDFKVRARYLNEKYDYDVTEARKIWCFGPDGTGPNILVDCTKGVQYLNEIKDSVVAGFQWATKEGVLSEENLRGVRFNIHDVTLHADAIHRGGGQIIPTTRRCLYACLLTASPRLMEPVYLCEIQCPETAVGGIYGVLNRRRGHVFEEQQIAGTPMFVVKAYLPVNESFGFTADLRSNTGGQAFPQCVFDHWQILPGDPMEPNSRPYQVVQETRKRKGLKEGLPDLNAYLDKL; encoded by the exons ATG GTGAACTTCACGGTAGATGAGATACGTGCTATGAtggacaaaaagaaaaacatcaGAAATATGTCTGTCATTGCGCATGTTGATCATGGAAAGTCAACTTTGACTGACTCCCTTGTGTCTAAGGCCGGTATTATTGCTGGTGCTAAAGCTGGTGAAACCAGATTTACAGATACTCGCAAGGATGAGCAGGAACGATGTATTACTATTAAATCCAC AGCTATTTCTATGTTCTTTGCACTTGAAGAGAAAGACTTAGTTTTCATTACAAACCCTGATCAACGTGACAAGGATGAAAAAGGTTTCTTGATTAACCTTATTGATTCACCTGGCCATGTTGATTTCTCCAGTGAAGTAACTGCTGCTCTTCGAGTAACTGATGGAGCTCTTGTGGTTGTTGATTGTGTATCTG GTGTCTGTGTGCAAACGGAAACTGTACTTCGTCAAGCTATTGCTGAACGTATAAAGCCAGTATTGTTCATGAACAAAATGGACAGAGCGCTTTTGGAACTTCAGCTTGATAGTGAAGATCTTTATCAAACTTTCCAGCGTATTGTTGAAAACGTTAACGTTATTATTGCAACATATTCGGATGATGATGGTCCTATGGGTGAAGTTAGA GTAGATCCTAGTAAAGGTTCAGTCGGTTTTGGTTCTGGTCTTCATGGTTGGGCGTTTacattaaaacaattttctgaaatGTATGCTGAGAAATTCAAAATTGACGTTGTAAAACTTATGAATAGATTATGGGGAGAATCTTTCTTTAACCCCAAAACTAAGAAGTGGAGCAAGCAGAAGGAAACAGACAATAAACGATCCTTTTGCATGTACGTCTTAGATCCAATTTATAAG GTATTTGATAGTATAATGAATTACAAAAAAGATGAAGCGGACAACCTGCTGCAAAAATTAGGAATTGTTTTAAAACCGGAAGATAAAGATAAGGATGGTAAAGCTCTTCTTAAG GTTGTCATGAGAACATGGTTACCAGCTGGAGAAGCTTTGCTTCAGATGATTGCTATTCATTTGCCATCCCCTGTTACCGCGCAGAAATATCGTATGGAAATGTTGTATGAAGGTCCGCTTGATGACGAGGCTGCAATTGGTATTAag AACTGCGATCCGAATGGACCACTCATGATGTATGTTTCGAAAATGGTACCGACCTCCGACAAAGGTCGTTTCTATGCTTTTGGTCGTGTATTCTCTGGGAAAGTAAGCACTGGAATGAAAGCACGTATTATGGGACCTAATTTCCAACCGGGTAAAAAAGAAGATCTTTATGAGAAAGCTATTCAGCGTACAATTTTGATGATGGGACGTTACGTTGAGGCGATTGAAGATGTGCCTTCTG GTAATATTTGTGGGCTTGTTGGCGTTGATCAATTCTTAGTGAAGACTGGTACCATTACCACATATAAGGATGCACACAATATGAAAGTTATGAAATTTTCGGTTTCACCTGTCGTCCGTGTTGCTGTTGAACCTAAAAATCCAGCAGATTTACCTAAATTAGTTGAAG GTCTTAAACGTTTGGCGAAATCAGATCCTATGGTACAATGTATTATCGAAGAATCAGGAGAACACATTATTGCTGGTGCTGGAGAACTTCAtcttgaaatttgtttaaaggATTTGGAAGAAGATCATGCTTGTATACCCATTAAGAAATCGGATCCCGTTGTTTCTTACAGGGAAACAATTTCGGAACAATCGAATCAGATGTGTCTTTCAAAATCACCTAATAAGCATAATCGGTTATTCATGATGGCGTGTCCTATGCCTGATGGTCTCGCTGAAGATATCGATAGT GGTGAAGTTAATCCAAGGGATGACTTCAAAGTACGTGCTCGTTATTTGAATGAGAAGTATGACTACGATGTAACCGAAGCTAGGAAGATTTGGTGCTTTGGACCTGATGGAACTGGACCCAACATTCTTGTAGATTGTACGAAAGGAGTACAATATCTTAACGAAATTAAGGATTCTGTTGTAGCTGGATTCCAATGGGCCACGAAAGAG GGTGTTCTTTCGGAAGAAAACTTGAGAGGTGTGCGTTTCAACATTcacgatgtgacgttacatgCTGACGCTATTCATAGAGGTGGTGGTCAAATTATTCCTACCACAAGACGTTGCCTTTATGCTTGTCTTCTCACTGCCTCTCCTCGACTTATGGAACCAGTTTACTTATGCGAAATTCAG TGCCCTGAAACAGCTGTCGGTGGTATCTATGGTGTGCTTAACCGAAGAAGAGGTCACGTATTCGAAGAACAACAGATTGCTGGTACACCTATGTTTGTAGTTAAAGCATATCTTCCAGTTAATGAGTCCTTTGGTTTTACTGCCGACTTGCGTTCTAACACCGGCGGACAAGCTTTCCCTCAATGTGTATTCGATCATTGGCAGATCTTGCCCGGTGATCCAATGGAACCTAATTCTAGACCTTATCAAGTTGTGCAG GAAACACGTAAAAGAAAAGGATTGAAGGAAGGTCTCCCAGATTTGAATGCATACCTTGACAAATTGTAA
- the LOC139992461 gene encoding protein PRRC1-like isoform X3, with the protein MTDDSNGESTFEFVERRTDESSTSGEIVKTGVSTSTGNLLSNVPPPSALPIFISNPGTLLSERPNNLESSSQKKLHEQEPNKSMLNTVIQSKPLQQETHQVITTPIVTPSIQNVQTTVPSENIIQDSGMVGGGLLSWVKETVVNSNVLSKVAEKAKNSVNTMITTLDPQMREFIYSGGDMEIVVASDKDVKISSVRQAFQTVFGKATVTGISVESSAVAAQPVGFAAGVKGAEERINSARNIPTLPKDIPIIAVENFLLEVGEDKWYDLGVILLNDPKRNVNLQTFTQMTPVPSQIVTMAQEATPEDYPLKWSGLSVTVGSLMANSLQVSHNEWHHALTGISRRDIILLAAQSLAGIYKNTINPI; encoded by the exons ATGACTGACGATTCCAATGGAGAATCCACATTCGAATTTGTCGAAAGAAGGACAGATGAATCGTCTACATCTGGAGAAATCGTAAAAACAG GTGTGTCAACATCTACAGGAAATTTGTTATCAAATGTACCACCACCTAGTGCATTgcctatttttatttcaaacccTGGAACACTGTTATCAGAAAGGCCTAATAATTTAGAATCATCTTCACAAAAGAAACTTCATGAACAGGAACCTAATAAATCAAtgttaaatactgttattCAATCTAAACCATTACAGCAAGAAACACATCAAGTAATTACAACTCCTATTGTTACTCCGTCCATACAAAATGTACAAACTACAGTGCCATCAGAAAATATAATCCAGGATTCAGGAATGGTTGGAGGTGGTCTACTATCATGGGTTAAAGAAACAGTAGTAAATAGTAATGTATTAAGCAAAGTTGCAGAAAAAGCAAAGAACAGTGTTAATACTATGATCACAACATTAGATCCTCAGATGCGTGAGTTCATTT ATTCTGGTGGTGATATGGAGATTGTAGTTGCATCAGACAAAGATGTTAAAATAAGTTCTGTTCGTCAGGCTTTCCAAACAGTTTTTGGGAAGGCAACAGTAAC TGGTATATCAGTGGAAAGTTCAGCTGTAGCTGCTCAACCAGTTGGTTTTGCTGCTGGTGTGAAAGGAGCAGAAGAAAGAATTAATTCTGCTCGAAATATTCCGACTCTTCCAAAAGATATACCTATAATTGCAGTAGAAAATTTTCTGTTAGAAGTTGGTGAAGATAAATGGTATGATTTAGGGGTGATACTTCTTAATGATCCGAAACGTAATGTGAATTTGCAAACGTTCACTCAAATGACTCCAGTGCCAAGTCAAATAGTAACAATGGCACAAGAAGCCACACCTGAAGATTATCCTCTTAAATGGTCTGGATTATCAGTTACTGTTGGTAGTTTAATGGCAAACAGTTTACAG GTTTCTCACAATGAATGGCATCATGCACTTACAGGAATTTCCAGAAGAGACATTATACTTTTAGCAGCTCAATCACTAGCTGGCATCTACAAAAACACAATTAATCCCatctaa
- the LOC139992461 gene encoding protein PRRC1-like isoform X1, with amino-acid sequence MTDDSNGESTFEFVERRTDESSTSGEIVKTDSFSSLSSSTSLLMPLGVSTSTGNLLSNVPPPSALPIFISNPGTLLSERPNNLESSSQKKLHEQEPNKSMLNTVIQSKPLQQETHQVITTPIVTPSIQNVQTTVPSENIIQDSGMVGGGLLSWVKETVVNSNVLSKVAEKAKNSVNTMITTLDPQMREFIYSGGDMEIVVASDKDVKISSVRQAFQTVFGKATVTGISVESSAVAAQPVGFAAGVKGAEERINSARNIPTLPKDIPIIAVENFLLEVGEDKWYDLGVILLNDPKRNVNLQTFTQMTPVPSQIVTMAQEATPEDYPLKWSGLSVTVGSLMANSLQVSHNEWHHALTGISRRDIILLAAQSLAGIYKNTINPI; translated from the exons ATGACTGACGATTCCAATGGAGAATCCACATTCGAATTTGTCGAAAGAAGGACAGATGAATCGTCTACATCTGGAGAAATCGTAAAAACAG ATTCTTTTAGCAGTTTGTCTTCATCAACATCTTTATTAATGCCATTAGGTGTGTCAACATCTACAGGAAATTTGTTATCAAATGTACCACCACCTAGTGCATTgcctatttttatttcaaacccTGGAACACTGTTATCAGAAAGGCCTAATAATTTAGAATCATCTTCACAAAAGAAACTTCATGAACAGGAACCTAATAAATCAAtgttaaatactgttattCAATCTAAACCATTACAGCAAGAAACACATCAAGTAATTACAACTCCTATTGTTACTCCGTCCATACAAAATGTACAAACTACAGTGCCATCAGAAAATATAATCCAGGATTCAGGAATGGTTGGAGGTGGTCTACTATCATGGGTTAAAGAAACAGTAGTAAATAGTAATGTATTAAGCAAAGTTGCAGAAAAAGCAAAGAACAGTGTTAATACTATGATCACAACATTAGATCCTCAGATGCGTGAGTTCATTT ATTCTGGTGGTGATATGGAGATTGTAGTTGCATCAGACAAAGATGTTAAAATAAGTTCTGTTCGTCAGGCTTTCCAAACAGTTTTTGGGAAGGCAACAGTAAC TGGTATATCAGTGGAAAGTTCAGCTGTAGCTGCTCAACCAGTTGGTTTTGCTGCTGGTGTGAAAGGAGCAGAAGAAAGAATTAATTCTGCTCGAAATATTCCGACTCTTCCAAAAGATATACCTATAATTGCAGTAGAAAATTTTCTGTTAGAAGTTGGTGAAGATAAATGGTATGATTTAGGGGTGATACTTCTTAATGATCCGAAACGTAATGTGAATTTGCAAACGTTCACTCAAATGACTCCAGTGCCAAGTCAAATAGTAACAATGGCACAAGAAGCCACACCTGAAGATTATCCTCTTAAATGGTCTGGATTATCAGTTACTGTTGGTAGTTTAATGGCAAACAGTTTACAG GTTTCTCACAATGAATGGCATCATGCACTTACAGGAATTTCCAGAAGAGACATTATACTTTTAGCAGCTCAATCACTAGCTGGCATCTACAAAAACACAATTAATCCCatctaa
- the LOC139992462 gene encoding dolichyl-diphosphooligosaccharide--protein glycosyltransferase subunit 4-like yields MITDVQLAVFCNILGATLFCLVFLFHYVYANYSK; encoded by the coding sequence ATGATCACAGATGTACAGTTAGCTGTATTCTGCAACATTCTTGGAGCAACATTATTTTGCTTAGTATTTCTCTTTCACTACGTATATGCTAATTATTCGAAGTAA
- the LOC139992461 gene encoding protein PRRC1-like isoform X2 — MTDDSNGESTFEFVERRTDESSTSGEIVKTDSFSSLSSSTSLLMPLGVSTSTGNLLSNVPPPSALPIFISNPGTLLSERPNNLESSSQKKLHEQEPNKSMLNTVIQSKPLQQETHQVITTPIVTPSIQNVQTTVPSENIIQDSGMVGGGLLSWVKETVVNSNVLSKVAEKAKNSVNTMITTLDPQMHSGGDMEIVVASDKDVKISSVRQAFQTVFGKATVTGISVESSAVAAQPVGFAAGVKGAEERINSARNIPTLPKDIPIIAVENFLLEVGEDKWYDLGVILLNDPKRNVNLQTFTQMTPVPSQIVTMAQEATPEDYPLKWSGLSVTVGSLMANSLQVSHNEWHHALTGISRRDIILLAAQSLAGIYKNTINPI, encoded by the exons ATGACTGACGATTCCAATGGAGAATCCACATTCGAATTTGTCGAAAGAAGGACAGATGAATCGTCTACATCTGGAGAAATCGTAAAAACAG ATTCTTTTAGCAGTTTGTCTTCATCAACATCTTTATTAATGCCATTAGGTGTGTCAACATCTACAGGAAATTTGTTATCAAATGTACCACCACCTAGTGCATTgcctatttttatttcaaacccTGGAACACTGTTATCAGAAAGGCCTAATAATTTAGAATCATCTTCACAAAAGAAACTTCATGAACAGGAACCTAATAAATCAAtgttaaatactgttattCAATCTAAACCATTACAGCAAGAAACACATCAAGTAATTACAACTCCTATTGTTACTCCGTCCATACAAAATGTACAAACTACAGTGCCATCAGAAAATATAATCCAGGATTCAGGAATGGTTGGAGGTGGTCTACTATCATGGGTTAAAGAAACAGTAGTAAATAGTAATGTATTAAGCAAAGTTGCAGAAAAAGCAAAGAACAGTGTTAATACTATGATCACAACATTAGATCCTCAGATGC ATTCTGGTGGTGATATGGAGATTGTAGTTGCATCAGACAAAGATGTTAAAATAAGTTCTGTTCGTCAGGCTTTCCAAACAGTTTTTGGGAAGGCAACAGTAAC TGGTATATCAGTGGAAAGTTCAGCTGTAGCTGCTCAACCAGTTGGTTTTGCTGCTGGTGTGAAAGGAGCAGAAGAAAGAATTAATTCTGCTCGAAATATTCCGACTCTTCCAAAAGATATACCTATAATTGCAGTAGAAAATTTTCTGTTAGAAGTTGGTGAAGATAAATGGTATGATTTAGGGGTGATACTTCTTAATGATCCGAAACGTAATGTGAATTTGCAAACGTTCACTCAAATGACTCCAGTGCCAAGTCAAATAGTAACAATGGCACAAGAAGCCACACCTGAAGATTATCCTCTTAAATGGTCTGGATTATCAGTTACTGTTGGTAGTTTAATGGCAAACAGTTTACAG GTTTCTCACAATGAATGGCATCATGCACTTACAGGAATTTCCAGAAGAGACATTATACTTTTAGCAGCTCAATCACTAGCTGGCATCTACAAAAACACAATTAATCCCatctaa
- the Nup44a gene encoding nuclear pore complex protein Nup44A isoform X1, whose amino-acid sequence MFEAHSINAEHKDLIHDIAYDFYGQRMATCSSDQYVKVWDEDEHGNWHLSASWKAHSGSVWKVTWAHPEFGQVLATCSFDRTAAVWEEIVGEGSGPGERGMRHWVRRTNLVDSRKSVTDVKFAPKTLGLLLATCSEDGVIRIYEAPDVMNLSQWTLQHDISCKLQCSCLSWNPSLSRLHHPMIAVGSDDPNPSSEGKVFIYEYSESSRRWTKTQTLNIIDPIHDIAFAPNLGRSFHTLAIASKDVQIIILKPMVDNAQSGSSRFEINVAAQFSDHDFTVWRVCWNIMGTILASSGDDGCVRLWKDNYINNWKCVAVLKGDGTSAQSAETSTAATPPNHSIGIQQTSSTTRAVTIATVTAEKPTVTVMCSNKWQAPVIKGRFSKSVWLGNPSEPTPPPPPILEYPKAKK is encoded by the exons ATGTTCGAAGCACACAGTATCAATGCGGAACATAAAGACTTGATTCATGATATTGCTTATGATTTTTATGGACAACGAATGGCAACATGTTCTAGTGATCAATATGTGAAA GTCTGGGATGAAGACGAACATGGAAATTGGCATTTATCTGCATCTTGGAAAGCACATAGTGGGTCTGTGTGGAAAGTAACATGGGCACATCCAGAGTTCGGTCAAGTTCTAGCAACATGCTCTTTTGATAGGACAGCAGCTGTATGGGAAGAGATAG TTGGAGAAGGATCAGGACCAGGAGAACGTGGCATGAGACATTGGGTTAGGAGAACGAACTTAGTAGATTCCAGAAAGTCTGTTACAGATGTGAAATTTGCACCTAAAACTTTAGGACTTTTGTTAGCTACATGTAGTGAAGATGGTGTAATTAGGATATATGAAGCACCTGATGTTATGAATCTAAGTCAATGGACTCTGCAACATGATATTAGTTGTAAACTTCAATGCAGTTGTCTTTCATGGAATCCATCTCTCTCAAG GTTACATCATCCAATGATAGCAGTTGGAAGTGATGATCCAAATCCATCATCCGAGGGAAAAGtttttatatatgaatattctgAAAGTAGTAGAAGATGGACAAAAACtcaaacattaaatattatagatcCTATTCATGATATAGCATTTGCTCCAAATTTAGGTAGAAGTTTTCACACATTAGCCATTGCATCAAAAGATGtgcaaataattatattaaaacctaTGGT GGATAATGCACAAAGTGGTTCATcacgttttgaaattaatgTAGCAGCACAATTCTCTGATCATGATTTTACTGTATGGCGAGTGTGTTGGAACATTATGGGAACTATTCTAGCAAGTTCGGGAGATGATGGTTGCGTTCGATTATGGaaagataattatattaataattggaAATGTGTTGCTGTGTTGAAAGGTGATGGCACCTCTGCTCAAAGTGCTGAAACTTCTACAGCGGCAACACCACCCAATCATTCAATAGGAATACAACAAACATCTTCTACAACAAG AGCAGTAACTATAGCAACTGTCACTGCAGAGAAGCCTACAGTTACAGTTATGTGCAGCAATAAATGGCAGGCACCTGTTATAAAAGGTCGTTTTAGTAAATCTGTTTGGTTGGGAAATCCTAGTGAACCAACACCACCTCCACCTCCAATCTTAGAGTATCCAAAGGCAAAAAAGTAA